One segment of Enterobacter ludwigii DNA contains the following:
- the moeA gene encoding molybdopterin molybdotransferase MoeA: MDFTAGLMPLEAALTQMLDRISPLHDHETLPLVRCFGRIAARDIVSPLNVPGFDNSAMDGYAVRLADIRTDTALPVAGKAFAGQPFNGEWPAGNCIRIMTGAPVPPGCEAVVMQEETEQTEAGVRFTASVKAGQNIRRTGEDITRGATVFAAGQKLTVGELPVLASLGIAEIDVIRKVRVAVFSTGDELQLPGQPLQDGQIYDTNRLAVHLMLEQLGCEVINLGIIPDDPEKLRAAFIEADRSADVVISSGGVSVGEADYTKTILEELGEIGFWKLAIKPGKPFAFGQLKHSWFCGLPGNPVSAALTFYQLVIPLLAKLSGNQAHPLPVRQRVRAATRLKKSPGRLDFQRGILTRNAEGELEVSTTGHQGSHIFSSFSQGNCFIVLERERGSVEPGEWVEVESFNHLFGG, from the coding sequence ATGGATTTTACCGCCGGACTGATGCCGCTTGAGGCGGCACTCACGCAGATGCTTGACCGAATTTCCCCCCTGCACGACCACGAGACGCTGCCATTGGTGCGCTGTTTTGGTCGTATTGCCGCGCGCGATATCGTCTCTCCGCTTAACGTGCCTGGGTTCGATAACTCCGCAATGGACGGCTACGCGGTACGCCTGGCGGATATCCGGACGGATACGGCGCTGCCCGTGGCGGGTAAAGCATTTGCCGGTCAGCCGTTTAACGGTGAGTGGCCTGCGGGTAACTGCATACGCATCATGACCGGTGCCCCCGTACCGCCAGGCTGCGAAGCGGTGGTGATGCAGGAAGAGACCGAACAAACGGAAGCGGGCGTCCGCTTCACCGCGAGTGTTAAAGCGGGACAGAATATCCGTCGTACCGGTGAAGACATCACGCGTGGCGCAACGGTATTTGCCGCCGGGCAGAAACTGACGGTGGGCGAACTGCCGGTGCTGGCCTCGCTCGGCATCGCAGAAATTGACGTTATCCGCAAGGTACGCGTGGCGGTCTTTTCCACCGGCGATGAACTCCAGCTTCCGGGCCAGCCACTGCAGGACGGCCAGATTTATGACACTAACCGCCTCGCGGTACACCTGATGCTTGAACAGCTGGGGTGTGAGGTCATTAACCTTGGCATCATTCCGGATGATCCGGAGAAACTGCGCGCCGCGTTTATTGAAGCGGACCGGTCGGCGGACGTGGTAATTAGCTCCGGCGGCGTTTCCGTAGGTGAAGCGGATTACACCAAAACCATTCTTGAAGAGCTGGGGGAGATCGGCTTCTGGAAACTGGCCATCAAGCCGGGCAAACCGTTCGCGTTTGGTCAGCTGAAACACAGCTGGTTCTGCGGCCTGCCGGGTAACCCGGTTTCCGCCGCCCTGACCTTCTACCAGCTGGTCATTCCGCTGCTGGCAAAACTGTCTGGTAACCAGGCCCACCCGCTGCCGGTTCGCCAGCGCGTACGTGCGGCGACGCGCCTGAAGAAATCACCGGGCCGTCTTGATTTCCAGCGCGGTATTCTGACGCGCAACGCTGAAGGCGAGCTGGAAGTGAGCACCACCGGACACCAGGGCTCGCACATCTTCAGCTCGTTCAGCCAGGGTAACTGCTTTATCGTTCTCGAGCGTGAACGCGGCAGCGTGGAGCCGGGTGAATGGGTTGAGGTGGAAAGCTTTAACCACCTCTTCGGAGGCTAA
- the iaaA gene encoding beta-aspartyl-peptidase: MVNAVIAIHGGAGAITRALLSPEQEKRYIDALYAIVETGQRMLEAGESALDVVTEAVRLLEECPLFNAGIGSVFTRDETHELDACVMDGVTLKAGAVAGVSHLRNPVLAARLVMEASPHVLLTGAGAETFAAEHGMTPVSPDLFSTPERYQQLLEARSANVTQLDHTAPLDERSKMGTVGAVALDKAGNLAAATSTGGMTNKLPGRVGDSPLPGAGCYANNATAAVSCTGTGEVFIRALAAYDITALMDYGGLSLAEACERVVMEKLPALGGVGGLIAVDREGNVALPFNSEGMYRAWGYAGDEPSTGIYRE; this comes from the coding sequence ATGGTTAATGCGGTAATCGCAATTCATGGTGGCGCCGGGGCAATCACCCGTGCCCTGCTCAGTCCCGAGCAGGAAAAACGTTATATTGATGCGCTGTATGCCATTGTGGAAACGGGCCAGCGGATGCTGGAGGCGGGCGAGAGCGCGCTGGATGTGGTTACCGAGGCGGTACGTCTGCTGGAAGAGTGCCCGTTGTTTAACGCGGGCATTGGTTCAGTCTTTACCCGCGATGAAACGCACGAGCTGGATGCCTGCGTCATGGACGGTGTCACCCTTAAAGCGGGCGCCGTCGCGGGGGTGAGCCATCTGCGTAATCCGGTGCTGGCCGCGCGTCTGGTGATGGAGGCGAGCCCGCATGTTCTTCTGACCGGGGCCGGGGCAGAGACGTTTGCCGCGGAACATGGCATGACGCCAGTTTCTCCCGATCTGTTTTCAACGCCGGAGCGTTATCAACAGCTGCTTGAGGCGCGCTCGGCAAACGTGACGCAGCTTGACCATACCGCGCCGCTCGATGAGCGCAGCAAAATGGGCACGGTAGGGGCGGTGGCTCTTGATAAAGCCGGGAATCTGGCTGCGGCCACGTCGACCGGCGGTATGACCAACAAACTGCCGGGCCGGGTAGGTGACAGTCCATTACCGGGGGCAGGGTGCTATGCCAATAACGCCACGGCGGCAGTGTCGTGCACCGGAACCGGTGAAGTGTTTATTCGCGCCCTCGCGGCGTATGACATCACCGCGCTGATGGATTACGGCGGGTTAAGCCTGGCCGAAGCCTGTGAACGCGTGGTGATGGAGAAACTGCCCGCACTGGGGGGTGTCGGTGGGTTAATTGCGGTGGATCGTGAGGGCAACGTGGCATTGCCGTTTAACAGCGAAGGTATGTACCGCGCGTGGGGTTATGCCGGTGATGAACCCAGTACGGGGATCTATCGTGAATAA
- the gsiC gene encoding glutathione ABC transporter permease GsiC, producing the protein MLNYVCKRLLGLIPTLLIVAVLVFLFVHMLPGDPARLVAGSDADATVIALVRKQLGLDQPLYMQFLHYIGNVLQGDFGTSMVSRRPVSEEIASRFMPTFWLTIASMSWAVLFGLGAGIVAAVWRNRWPDKLGMALAVTGISFPAFALGMLLMQIFSVELGWLPTVGADTWKHYILPSMTLGAAVAAVMARFTRASFVDVLSEDYIRTARAKGVSEKWVILKHGFRNAMIPVVTMMGLQFGFLLGGSIVVEKVFNWPGLGRLLVDSVEMRDYPVIQAEVLLFSLEFILINLVVDVLYAAINPAIRYK; encoded by the coding sequence ATGCTGAATTATGTTTGTAAACGCCTGTTGGGGCTTATCCCGACGCTGCTGATTGTGGCGGTGCTGGTGTTTTTGTTTGTTCATATGCTGCCGGGCGATCCGGCACGTCTGGTTGCAGGGTCAGATGCGGATGCAACGGTTATCGCGCTGGTGCGAAAACAACTGGGCCTCGACCAGCCTTTGTATATGCAGTTTCTCCACTATATTGGCAACGTTCTGCAGGGTGACTTTGGCACTTCTATGGTGTCACGTCGTCCGGTGTCGGAAGAGATTGCCAGCCGCTTTATGCCCACGTTCTGGTTAACCATTGCCAGCATGAGCTGGGCGGTGCTGTTTGGTCTTGGCGCAGGAATTGTCGCTGCCGTCTGGCGCAACCGCTGGCCGGATAAGCTGGGTATGGCTCTGGCCGTCACGGGCATTTCCTTCCCGGCATTTGCACTGGGGATGCTGCTGATGCAGATATTCTCCGTGGAGCTGGGCTGGCTGCCGACGGTCGGGGCCGACACCTGGAAACACTACATTCTGCCCTCGATGACGCTGGGCGCGGCTGTTGCTGCCGTAATGGCCCGCTTTACCCGCGCCTCGTTCGTTGACGTGTTGAGCGAAGATTATATTCGCACCGCCCGGGCGAAAGGGGTCAGCGAGAAATGGGTCATCCTCAAACACGGCTTTCGTAACGCGATGATCCCGGTGGTGACGATGATGGGGCTCCAGTTTGGTTTTCTGCTGGGCGGCTCGATTGTGGTAGAGAAAGTCTTTAACTGGCCGGGGCTGGGACGTCTTTTGGTGGATTCAGTCGAAATGCGTGATTACCCGGTTATTCAGGCCGAAGTCCTGCTTTTCTCACTGGAATTTATTCTTATCAACTTAGTGGTGGATGTGCTCTACGCCGCCATTAACCCGGCCATCAGGTATAAGTAA
- the moeB gene encoding molybdopterin-synthase adenylyltransferase MoeB produces the protein MTAELSDQEMMRYNRQIVLRGFDFDGQEALKAARVLVVGLGGLGCAAAQYLAAAGVGNMTLLDFDTVSVSNLQRQTLHSDATLGQPKVESARAALARINPHVKFTLIDALLDDEALSAQIARHDLVLDCTDNVTIRNQLNAGCFAHKTPLVSGAAIRMEGQISVFTYAGGEPCYRCLSRLFGENALTCVEAGVMAPLVGVIGSLQAMEAIKVLAHYGTPAAGKIVMYDAMTCQFREMKLMRNPGCEVCGR, from the coding sequence ATGACGGCTGAACTCAGCGACCAGGAGATGATGCGCTATAACCGCCAGATTGTTCTGCGCGGTTTTGATTTCGACGGCCAGGAAGCGCTTAAGGCAGCACGGGTGCTGGTCGTGGGGCTGGGGGGGCTGGGCTGCGCTGCGGCCCAGTATCTGGCCGCGGCGGGGGTGGGCAATATGACGCTGCTGGATTTTGATACCGTGTCGGTGTCGAACCTTCAGCGCCAGACGCTGCACAGCGACGCGACCCTCGGCCAGCCCAAAGTGGAATCGGCCCGCGCGGCGCTGGCGCGCATCAATCCTCACGTGAAGTTCACCCTGATTGACGCCCTGCTGGATGATGAGGCGCTGTCGGCACAGATAGCACGACACGATCTGGTGCTGGACTGCACCGATAACGTCACCATTCGCAATCAGCTGAATGCAGGATGTTTTGCCCACAAAACGCCGCTGGTCTCCGGTGCCGCCATTCGCATGGAAGGCCAAATCAGCGTCTTTACCTACGCCGGAGGCGAACCCTGCTATCGCTGCCTGAGCCGTCTGTTTGGCGAGAACGCCCTCACCTGCGTGGAGGCGGGCGTCATGGCTCCGTTAGTCGGCGTCATAGGTTCGTTGCAGGCTATGGAAGCGATCAAAGTGCTGGCGCATTACGGGACGCCTGCCGCGGGGAAAATCGTGATGTATGACGCGATGACCTGCCAGTTCCGCGAGATGAAACTGATGCGCAACCCCGGCTGTGAGGTATGCGGACGCTAA
- the gsiA gene encoding glutathione ABC transporter ATP-binding protein GsiA, translating to MPHSEELDNREVLAVHQLNIAFQEERQFIPAVQNLSFSLNRGETLAIVGESGSGKSVTALALMRLLEQTGGQVSCEKMLLRRRNHQVIDLNELSASQMQSVRGADIAMIFQEPMTSLNPVFPVGEQIAESIRLHQGLSGDEALREAKRMLDLVRIPEAQAILGRYPHQLSGGMRQRVMIAMALSCRPAVLIADEPTTALDVTIQAQILQLIKVLQQEMEMGVIFITHDMGVVADIADRVLVMHKGNAVETGTVEQIFHAPVHPYTKALLAAVPRLGAMNGSDLPRRFPLISLEAAGQQEDEIEQDTVVPGKPILEVRDLVTRFPLRSGMFNRVKREVHAVENVSFDLWPGETLALVGESGCGKSTTGRALLRLVESQEGSITFNGERIDTLPDSKLQAVRRDIQFIFQDPYASLDPRHTVGYSLMEPLRVHNLLDGEAAQRRVAWLLERVGLKPEHAWRYPHEFSGGQRQRICIARALALNPKVVIADESVSALDVSIRAQIINLLLDLQRDMGIAFLFISHDMAVVERISHRVAVMFMGQIVEIGPRRAVFENPQHPYTRKLIAAVPVADPEHRHGQRVLLQDEMPSNIRKRGEAVERVALREVGPGHFVAPPRQDNAFSRL from the coding sequence GTGCCGCACAGTGAAGAGCTGGACAACCGTGAAGTGCTGGCTGTCCATCAACTGAATATTGCGTTTCAGGAAGAGCGGCAGTTCATCCCCGCAGTACAGAATTTATCATTCTCGCTCAACCGCGGCGAAACGCTGGCGATTGTAGGCGAGTCCGGTTCAGGGAAATCGGTCACCGCACTGGCGCTGATGCGTCTGCTGGAACAGACCGGCGGACAGGTCAGCTGCGAAAAAATGCTGCTGCGCCGGCGTAACCACCAGGTCATTGATTTAAATGAGCTGAGCGCCTCGCAGATGCAGAGCGTGCGCGGGGCCGATATTGCGATGATCTTCCAGGAGCCGATGACCTCGCTGAACCCGGTCTTTCCGGTCGGGGAACAGATTGCCGAGTCCATCCGCCTGCATCAGGGGTTGAGCGGTGATGAGGCGCTTCGTGAAGCGAAACGCATGCTTGACCTGGTACGCATACCGGAAGCGCAGGCCATTCTGGGACGCTACCCGCATCAGCTTTCCGGCGGTATGCGTCAGCGCGTCATGATTGCGATGGCGCTCTCCTGCCGTCCCGCGGTGCTGATTGCCGACGAACCCACGACGGCACTGGATGTGACTATTCAGGCGCAAATTCTGCAGCTTATCAAAGTGCTGCAGCAGGAGATGGAGATGGGGGTGATTTTCATCACCCATGATATGGGCGTGGTCGCCGATATTGCCGATCGCGTGCTGGTCATGCATAAGGGCAACGCCGTGGAAACCGGCACGGTTGAGCAAATTTTCCATGCGCCGGTTCATCCTTACACCAAAGCGCTGCTGGCGGCGGTTCCGCGGTTGGGGGCGATGAACGGCAGCGATTTACCGCGCCGGTTCCCGTTGATTTCTCTCGAAGCGGCAGGCCAGCAGGAAGATGAAATCGAGCAGGATACCGTGGTACCCGGCAAGCCGATTCTGGAAGTGCGCGATCTGGTGACCCGTTTTCCCCTGCGCAGCGGAATGTTTAACCGCGTGAAGCGCGAGGTGCATGCGGTTGAAAACGTCAGTTTTGATTTATGGCCAGGCGAAACGCTGGCGCTGGTGGGAGAGTCAGGCTGCGGCAAATCCACCACCGGGCGGGCGCTGCTCAGGCTGGTGGAGTCCCAGGAGGGCAGCATAACCTTTAACGGGGAACGCATTGATACCCTTCCGGACAGCAAACTGCAGGCGGTGAGGCGAGATATCCAGTTTATTTTCCAGGATCCGTATGCCTCCCTCGACCCGCGCCACACGGTGGGGTATTCACTTATGGAGCCGCTGCGGGTGCATAACCTGCTCGACGGTGAAGCCGCACAGCGTCGGGTGGCCTGGCTGCTTGAGCGCGTGGGGCTGAAGCCAGAACATGCCTGGCGTTATCCGCACGAGTTTTCGGGCGGTCAGCGGCAGCGTATTTGCATTGCCCGCGCGCTGGCGCTTAACCCGAAAGTGGTGATTGCAGATGAATCCGTCTCGGCGCTGGATGTCTCTATCCGGGCGCAAATCATTAATTTACTGCTCGACCTGCAGCGGGATATGGGGATTGCCTTCCTCTTTATCTCACACGACATGGCGGTGGTTGAGCGCATCAGCCACCGTGTCGCGGTGATGTTTATGGGGCAAATTGTGGAGATAGGACCGCGCAGGGCGGTATTTGAAAATCCACAGCACCCTTACACACGCAAACTTATTGCCGCGGTGCCGGTTGCCGACCCTGAGCATCGCCACGGCCAGCGTGTGCTGCTGCAGGACGAAATGCCAAGCAATATTCGTAAACGGGGCGAGGCGGTGGAGCGCGTGGCGCTGCGCGAGGTTGGCCCGGGGCATTTTGTGGCCCCTCCGCGTCAGGACAATGCATTCTCGCGGTTATAA
- the gsiB gene encoding glutathione ABC transporter substrate-binding protein GsiB, whose product MVKFVARRWLLAASVTAALAAAPAFAAKDVVVAVGSNFTTLDPYDANDTLSQAVAKSFYQGLFGLDSEMKLKNVLAEGYTVSSDGLVYTLKLRTGVKFQDGTDFNAEAVKINLDRASNPENSLKRYNLYKNIASTEVVDPTTVKITLKEPFSAFINILAHPATAMISPAALKKYGKEIGFHPVGTGPYELLTWNQTDFVKVKKFAGYWQPGLPKLDTITWRPVVDNNTRAAMLQTGEAQFAFPIPYEQAAILQKNSKLELVASPSIMQRYISMNVTQKPFDNPKVREAINYAINRQALVKVAFAGYATPATGVLPPAIAYSQNYQPWPYDPAKARELLKEAGFPNGFSTTLWSSHNHSTAQKVLQFTQQQLAQVGIKAQVTAMDAGQRAAEVEGKGQKESGVRMFYTGWSASTGEADWALSPLFASQNWPPTLFNTAFYSNPKVDKDLADALKTTKPEEKARLYKEAQDTIWKESPWVPLVVEKLVSAHNKALTGFYIMPDTGFSFDEADLK is encoded by the coding sequence ATGGTTAAATTTGTAGCGCGCAGATGGTTACTCGCCGCGAGCGTGACGGCAGCCCTGGCCGCCGCGCCGGCGTTCGCTGCCAAAGATGTGGTGGTCGCCGTCGGTTCCAATTTCACCACGCTGGATCCGTATGATGCCAACGACACGCTCTCCCAGGCGGTGGCGAAATCGTTCTATCAGGGGCTGTTTGGCCTGGATAGCGAGATGAAACTTAAAAATGTGCTGGCGGAAGGGTATACCGTTTCCAGCGACGGGCTGGTGTATACCCTTAAGCTCAGAACCGGTGTGAAGTTCCAGGACGGTACAGATTTCAACGCGGAGGCGGTGAAGATAAACCTCGATCGCGCCAGCAACCCGGAAAATAGCCTCAAGCGCTACAACCTGTATAAAAACATCGCCAGCACCGAGGTGGTCGACCCGACGACGGTGAAGATCACTCTGAAAGAGCCGTTCTCGGCGTTTATCAATATTCTGGCGCATCCGGCCACGGCGATGATTTCGCCTGCCGCGCTGAAAAAATACGGCAAAGAGATCGGGTTCCATCCGGTGGGGACCGGCCCCTACGAGCTGCTCACCTGGAACCAGACCGACTTTGTGAAGGTTAAGAAGTTTGCGGGTTACTGGCAGCCGGGCCTGCCGAAGCTGGACACCATTACCTGGCGTCCGGTGGTGGACAACAACACCCGCGCGGCGATGCTGCAGACCGGCGAGGCGCAGTTCGCGTTCCCGATCCCCTATGAGCAAGCCGCCATTCTGCAGAAAAACAGCAAGCTGGAGCTGGTCGCCAGCCCGTCCATTATGCAGCGCTATATCAGCATGAATGTGACGCAAAAGCCGTTTGATAACCCAAAAGTGCGTGAGGCCATCAACTACGCCATTAACCGCCAGGCGCTGGTAAAAGTCGCCTTTGCTGGCTATGCCACGCCGGCTACCGGCGTGCTGCCTCCGGCGATCGCCTATTCGCAAAACTATCAACCGTGGCCTTACGATCCGGCCAAAGCGCGTGAGCTGTTAAAAGAGGCGGGTTTCCCGAACGGCTTTAGCACCACGCTCTGGTCGTCGCATAATCACAGTACCGCTCAGAAGGTGCTGCAATTTACCCAGCAGCAGCTGGCGCAGGTAGGTATCAAGGCGCAGGTCACCGCGATGGATGCCGGTCAGCGTGCGGCTGAGGTGGAAGGGAAAGGGCAGAAAGAGAGCGGCGTACGGATGTTCTACACCGGCTGGTCGGCCTCTACCGGTGAAGCGGACTGGGCGCTGTCGCCGCTGTTCGCCTCACAGAACTGGCCGCCGACCCTGTTCAATACGGCCTTCTACAGCAACCCGAAGGTGGATAAAGACCTGGCGGATGCCCTGAAAACGACCAAACCGGAAGAGAAAGCGCGCCTGTATAAAGAGGCGCAGGATACCATCTGGAAAGAGTCGCCGTGGGTACCGCTGGTGGTGGAAAAACTGGTTTCCGCGCATAACAAAGCGCTGACCGGATTCTACATCATGCCGGATACGGGCTTTAGCTTTGATGAAGCAGATTTAAAATAA
- a CDS encoding glycyl-radical enzyme activating protein, protein MIFNIQRYSTHDGPGIRTVVFLKGCSLGCRWCQNPESRSRHRDVLFDARLCLEGCDLCQKAAPGIIDRALNGLVIHREKLNEETLDALTDCCPTQALTVCGEEKQVEEIMSSVLRDKPFYDRSGGGITLSGGEPFMNPELAHALFKASHEQGIHTAVETCLHVPWHYIAPSLPYVDLFLADLKHVDGRTFKQWTDGSAKRILDNLKRLAAAGKQVTIRVPLIQGFNADEASITAITNFAADELNVREIHFLPYHTLGMNKYTLLGQPYSAPDKPLDDPALLDFAQQYACQKGLTATLRG, encoded by the coding sequence ATGATCTTCAATATTCAGCGTTACTCTACCCACGATGGCCCCGGTATTCGTACCGTTGTGTTCCTGAAAGGCTGCTCGCTGGGCTGTCGCTGGTGCCAGAATCCGGAAAGCCGCTCCCGCCACCGGGATGTGCTCTTTGACGCACGACTGTGTCTGGAAGGCTGCGACCTGTGCCAGAAAGCGGCACCGGGCATTATCGATCGTGCGCTGAATGGGCTGGTTATCCACCGTGAAAAGCTTAACGAAGAGACTCTCGACGCCCTCACCGACTGCTGCCCGACGCAGGCGCTCACCGTCTGTGGGGAAGAAAAGCAGGTCGAAGAGATTATGTCCAGCGTACTGCGTGACAAGCCGTTCTATGACCGCAGCGGCGGCGGGATAACCCTGTCCGGCGGTGAACCGTTTATGAATCCCGAACTGGCTCATGCCCTGTTTAAAGCCAGCCATGAGCAAGGCATACATACCGCCGTGGAAACCTGTCTCCACGTGCCATGGCATTATATTGCACCGTCATTACCGTATGTCGATCTGTTCCTGGCGGACCTGAAACACGTTGATGGCAGGACGTTCAAACAGTGGACCGACGGTTCCGCCAAACGGATCCTTGATAATCTGAAACGCCTGGCCGCCGCCGGTAAACAGGTCACCATCCGCGTACCGCTGATTCAGGGCTTCAACGCCGATGAAGCGTCGATTACCGCCATCACCAATTTTGCCGCAGACGAACTCAACGTCCGCGAGATCCATTTTCTGCCGTACCACACGCTGGGCATGAACAAATATACCCTGCTCGGCCAACCCTACTCTGCCCCTGATAAACCGCTGGATGATCCTGCGCTTCTGGACTTCGCACAGCAGTACGCCTGCCAGAAAGGGTTAACCGCGACCTTACGAGGATAA
- the gsiD gene encoding glutathione ABC transporter permease GsiD encodes MRLLNWRRQTMLNAMPGLKPDHIRTPWSEFWRRFRRQPVAMTAGLFVLLLIVVAVIAPWVAPFDAENYFDYDRLNDGPSMLHWFGVDSLGRDIFSRVLVGAQISLAAGVFAVLIGAAIGTVLGLVAGYYEGWWDRIIMRICDVLFAFPGILLAIAVVAIMGSGMANVIIAVAVFSIPAFARLVRGNTLVLKQQTFIESARSMGASDATILFSHILPGTVSSIVVYFTMRIGVSIISAASLSFLGLGAQPPTPEWGAMLNEARADMVIAPHVAIFPSLAIFLTVLAFNLLGDGLRDALDPRIKG; translated from the coding sequence ATGCGATTGTTGAACTGGCGTCGTCAGACCATGTTAAACGCTATGCCGGGGCTAAAGCCGGACCATATCCGCACGCCGTGGTCTGAATTCTGGCGGCGTTTTCGCCGTCAGCCGGTCGCCATGACGGCGGGGCTGTTTGTCCTGCTGCTGATTGTGGTGGCGGTCATTGCGCCGTGGGTAGCACCGTTTGATGCGGAAAACTATTTTGATTACGACCGTCTCAATGATGGACCGTCGATGCTGCACTGGTTCGGCGTGGACTCGCTTGGGCGCGACATCTTCAGCCGCGTGCTGGTGGGGGCGCAGATCTCTCTCGCCGCCGGGGTTTTTGCGGTACTGATTGGCGCGGCAATCGGCACCGTGCTGGGTCTGGTCGCCGGATATTACGAAGGCTGGTGGGACCGCATTATCATGCGTATCTGCGACGTGTTGTTTGCCTTCCCGGGCATTCTGCTGGCGATTGCGGTAGTGGCGATAATGGGCAGCGGTATGGCTAACGTCATTATTGCGGTTGCGGTCTTCTCAATACCGGCGTTTGCGCGTCTGGTACGAGGCAACACGCTGGTGCTCAAACAGCAAACCTTTATTGAGTCTGCGCGCAGCATGGGGGCCAGCGATGCCACTATCCTGTTCAGCCATATTCTGCCGGGGACGGTGTCGTCTATCGTGGTCTATTTTACCATGCGTATCGGCGTGTCGATTATCTCGGCGGCCAGCCTGTCGTTTCTGGGGCTGGGTGCGCAACCGCCTACACCGGAGTGGGGCGCGATGCTGAATGAAGCAAGAGCGGACATGGTCATTGCACCGCACGTGGCCATCTTCCCGAGCCTGGCCATTTTCCTGACCGTGCTGGCGTTTAACCTGCTGGGTGACGGGTTACGTGACGCGCTGGATCCGAGGATTAAGGGGTAG
- the fsa gene encoding fructose-6-phosphate aldolase translates to MELYLDTSDVAAVKRLARIFPLAGVTTNPSIVAAGKTPLEALLPALQDALGGKGRLFAQVMATTAEGMVEEARKLRTIINDLVVKVPVTAEGLAAIKMLKAEGIPTLGTAVYGAAQGMLSALAGAEYVAPYVNRVDAQGGDGIQTVVELQQLLTLHAPQSKVLAASFKTPRQALDCLLAGCESITLPLDVAQQFITSPAVDAAIVKFEQDWQGAFGRTTL, encoded by the coding sequence ATGGAACTTTATCTCGATACTTCCGACGTCGCGGCAGTGAAACGGCTGGCGCGTATCTTCCCGCTGGCGGGCGTGACCACGAACCCCAGTATCGTGGCGGCAGGGAAAACGCCGCTCGAGGCGCTGCTACCGGCGCTGCAGGATGCGCTCGGCGGGAAAGGTCGCCTGTTCGCGCAGGTCATGGCGACCACCGCTGAAGGGATGGTGGAAGAGGCGCGTAAACTGCGCACCATTATCAACGACCTGGTGGTAAAAGTGCCGGTAACGGCGGAAGGTCTGGCGGCGATCAAAATGCTGAAAGCGGAAGGGATCCCGACGCTGGGTACGGCGGTGTACGGTGCAGCACAAGGGATGCTGTCCGCGCTGGCGGGCGCTGAGTATGTTGCCCCTTACGTTAACCGCGTGGACGCGCAGGGCGGGGACGGGATCCAGACGGTAGTTGAACTGCAGCAGCTTCTGACGCTGCATGCTCCGCAGTCAAAAGTGCTGGCCGCGAGCTTCAAAACGCCGCGTCAGGCACTGGACTGCCTGCTGGCAGGTTGTGAATCCATCACCCTGCCGCTGGATGTTGCTCAGCAGTTTATTACTTCGCCTGCGGTGGATGCGGCAATAGTGAAGTTTGAGCAGGACTGGCAAGGGGCGTTTGGCAGAACGACGCTCTGA